The nucleotide window GGACCCCGTCCTTGTCGGGCTGCGCGCCGCCGATGTCCACGACAGTGGGGGCGTCGAGGGGGTAGAGCCGCTGGCGGTGCACGTAGGCGGGCACGTTGATGAGAGGGAGCGCGATCACCGTGCCCGACACCTGCTCGGGGTCGAGCTCGCGCGCCAGCCGCTTGACGGTGTCCATGCCCGCGGGCTCCTCGCCGTGCACACCCGCGCCGATGAAGGCCGTCGGGCCGTCGTCGCGACCGCGCACCACGGTCACGGCCAGCTCCACGGGAGCGCCGCTCGCGAACTCGCCGACCTTGACGGCGTAGCGCTGCTTGGTGCCCCTCTGGACGGCGCCCAAGTCGAACTGTTCGGGGGTGATGCGGAGTACTTGCACGGCATGCTCCCTTCACACCTGCGCAGACCACGTATACGGCTGTATACAACCGGCTGGAGTCTATCAGCGGTCCGGGGTCGGGTCAACCTCGCCGCGGCGGGCCCGGCGCACGGCGCGGCCGCCTCCTCAGCGCCGTTCCGTAGGCGTCGTCACGCGGCTCGTCCGCGGGTCGACGGCGTCCCTCAGGCCGTCCCCGAACAGGTTCAGGCCCAGCACCATCAGGCCTATCGCGAGGCCGCCCGTCGTGATCACCCAGGGCGCGGCCTGCATGTAGTTGCGCCCGTCGCTCACGATGCGCCCCCACGTGGGCGTGGGCGGCGGCACGCCCAGGCCCAGGAAGCCCAGGCTGGCCTCGACGAGCAGCGCCGTGCCCACGTAGAAGCTCAGGGCCACGGTCGTGGGCGCCAGCGTGTTCGAGAGTATGTGCTTGAGGATCACGCGGTTGCTGCGCGCCCCGATGGCCTTGGCGGCCTCCACGTACTCGAGCTGCACGACCTTGAGCACCTCGCCGCGCACGACGCGGGCGACGCGGGGCCAGACCGCCAGGGCGATCGCGAACACCAGGTTCTGGAGCCCTTGGCCCAGCGTGGCGATCATCACCAGCGCGAACAGCTCCATCGGGAAGGCCAGGAACGTGTCGACGAGGAAGACGACGACGCGGTCGGCCTTGCCGCCGAAGTAGCCGGCGACGACGCCGGCCAGCCAGCCGATCGTGCCGCCCACCAGGATCGCGCCCACCGCGATCGCGATCGAGTAGCGGGCGCCGTAGATG belongs to Trueperaceae bacterium and includes:
- a CDS encoding ABC transporter permease → MPLGSRQALAQPVTSRAPSRLRRLSKYRNLVAGAAIMVLFVLISIFGPLVTPYGPNAISPLDRLQPPSAEHLMGTDHLGRDIFTRAIYGARYSIAIAVGAILVGGTIGWLAGVVAGYFGGKADRVVVFLVDTFLAFPMELFALVMIATLGQGLQNLVFAIALAVWPRVARVVRGEVLKVVQLEYVEAAKAIGARSNRVILKHILSNTLAPTTVALSFYVGTALLVEASLGFLGLGVPPPTPTWGRIVSDGRNYMQAAPWVITTGGLAIGLMVLGLNLFGDGLRDAVDPRTSRVTTPTERR